A genomic region of Candidatus Marimicrobium litorale contains the following coding sequences:
- a CDS encoding adenine phosphoribosyltransferase codes for MPIKSRIRTVPDFPKKGIMFRDVTSLIADPLGLKLCVDDFARYYKDTDIDLIVGIDSRGFIFGAALAYVLQKGFVPVRKKGKLPAETVSENYELEYGTDTLEIHHDAVAKKQKVLIIDDLIATGGTAVAAINLVEKLGGDIVGFAAVVNLPDIGGSKKIAETGVAVYAQTEFEGD; via the coding sequence ATGCCGATAAAAAGTAGAATACGAACCGTTCCCGACTTCCCCAAGAAAGGGATCATGTTCAGAGACGTTACCTCGCTGATTGCCGATCCACTCGGCCTGAAACTCTGTGTCGACGACTTTGCCCGATATTACAAGGACACAGACATTGACCTGATCGTCGGGATCGATTCCCGTGGCTTCATTTTTGGTGCAGCGCTGGCCTACGTGCTGCAGAAAGGCTTCGTTCCCGTGCGCAAGAAAGGCAAGCTGCCCGCCGAAACCGTATCGGAGAATTACGAACTCGAGTACGGCACTGATACACTGGAAATTCACCACGACGCTGTTGCAAAGAAGCAGAAAGTTCTCATTATCGATGACCTTATCGCCACGGGCGGCACCGCGGTCGCAGCGATCAACCTGGTCGAAAAACTCGGTGGCGATATCGTGGGCTTTGCTGCAGTAGTGAATCTGCCGGATATCGGCGGCAGCAAAAAAATCGCCGAGACGGGCGTAGCCGTTTATGCCCAAACTGAGTTCGAGGGGGACTGA
- the mtnP gene encoding S-methyl-5'-thioadenosine phosphorylase, which yields MKIGIIGGSGLNNPDMLKNARDLAVETPYGAPSAPLKVGTIGGVEVAILARHGREHTIPPTHVNNRANIAALRDFGCTHILATTACGSLRQEIERGDFVVLDQFIDFTRLRKVSFDDEFPEGGQHTPMPDPFNEDIRKAMIKAAQQLGIKHHTSGTVITIEGNRFSTRAESHMFRAWGADVINMSIAPECILANEAGIPYGVVAMSTDYDCWKEDEAPVSWDEILEVFRANVGTVTELLIHTIPQLKI from the coding sequence TTGAAAATCGGCATTATTGGCGGCAGCGGTCTGAACAACCCGGATATGCTCAAGAACGCGCGAGATCTTGCGGTAGAGACCCCGTACGGCGCCCCTTCAGCTCCGCTGAAGGTTGGCACCATTGGTGGTGTAGAGGTTGCAATCCTGGCGCGCCACGGACGTGAGCACACGATTCCTCCGACACACGTCAACAATCGGGCCAACATCGCCGCGCTTCGAGACTTCGGCTGCACGCACATACTGGCTACTACCGCCTGCGGCAGCCTACGACAGGAAATAGAACGTGGTGATTTTGTTGTCCTTGATCAATTCATCGATTTTACACGCCTGCGCAAGGTGAGCTTTGACGATGAATTCCCTGAAGGCGGACAACACACACCGATGCCCGACCCGTTTAACGAAGACATACGCAAGGCCATGATAAAAGCGGCGCAACAGCTCGGTATCAAACACCACACGAGCGGCACCGTCATTACCATCGAAGGCAATCGTTTCTCAACTCGCGCTGAATCTCACATGTTTCGCGCTTGGGGAGCCGACGTCATTAATATGAGTATTGCTCCTGAGTGCATTCTGGCCAACGAGGCGGGAATTCCCTACGGTGTTGTTGCGATGTCGACCGACTACGATTGCTGGAAGGAGGACGAGGCTCCCGTCTCATGGGACGAGATTCTGGAGGTGTTCAGAGCAAATGTTGGGACAGTCACCGAGCTACTGATACATACCATTCCCCAGCTGAAAATATGA
- a CDS encoding class I SAM-dependent methyltransferase encodes MIEQLTEAQLVEIESVTLDHYSDNAESFWQGTRDHDVSQNYAALLNCFPKSQPLDILDLGCGPGRDLVYFQSMGHRPVGLDGSAAFCEMARAHAGCKVLHQQFLSLSLPDSTFNAVFANASLFHVPRQALPNVLRQLHTALITGGILFISNPRGNEEGWQGERFGNFMEYDTTKAYLEGAGFTLLKHYYRPEGMHRDAQPWLATVSQKAKASRGAP; translated from the coding sequence ATGATTGAACAGCTGACGGAAGCACAATTGGTCGAAATCGAATCAGTCACCCTGGACCACTACAGTGATAATGCCGAGTCGTTCTGGCAAGGAACAAGAGATCACGATGTGTCGCAGAATTATGCCGCCCTGCTGAATTGCTTTCCCAAGTCCCAACCTCTGGACATTCTGGATCTCGGCTGCGGCCCGGGGCGAGACCTTGTCTATTTCCAGTCGATGGGCCATCGACCCGTAGGGCTGGACGGTAGCGCCGCCTTCTGTGAAATGGCGCGCGCGCACGCCGGCTGCAAAGTCCTGCATCAGCAGTTTTTGTCCCTGTCGCTACCTGACTCCACTTTCAATGCTGTATTCGCCAACGCCTCGCTGTTTCATGTTCCGCGGCAGGCATTGCCCAATGTTCTCAGGCAACTGCATACAGCCCTTATCACAGGCGGCATTCTCTTTATTTCAAACCCCCGGGGAAACGAAGAGGGCTGGCAGGGTGAGCGCTTCGGTAATTTTATGGAGTATGACACTACCAAAGCCTATCTCGAGGGGGCCGGTTTTACGCTGCTCAAGCACTATTACCGGCCAGAGGGCATGCACAGAGACGCACAACCCTGGCTCGCCACGGTCAGCCAAAAAGCCAAAGCGTCACGCGGTGCGCCCTGA
- a CDS encoding metallophosphoesterase, with protein sequence MGSRQQFLIIALLLHIPLFAYPILRLCQWLTLSPWQTTLILVPLFCSQIVARLYLRHANSGLLFWLRRGADLWLGVSPLLLISLLLTEIPVAAGWIAPTPAALGLLGLTGLLTLYSIANAWSPSVVKVSLESAKLRGTLRFAQITDVHIGSRTGDFLQRVMDKVNTLDMDFLCITGDFIDMPGIDGPQLAALRSCPVPIYFCTGNHERYEDLDQIISRLQNLGVRCLRSQSALQGEVQIIGIDDSEWPGQVRKELACIDIMQQRFILLLYHRPWGLGAAAEAGVDLMISGHTHNGQIVPFNLVVKRVFKRSIGLFRQGATHLYVSPGTGTWGPIMRLGSRGEITWYEVRPVGQHPHD encoded by the coding sequence ATGGGCAGTAGACAACAATTCCTTATTATCGCGCTCCTTTTGCACATCCCGTTGTTTGCATATCCCATACTGCGCTTATGCCAATGGCTGACCTTGAGCCCGTGGCAAACCACCCTCATCCTCGTACCCCTGTTCTGCAGCCAGATTGTGGCCCGACTGTACCTGCGACACGCTAATTCCGGGCTGCTATTCTGGCTGCGCCGGGGCGCAGACCTGTGGTTAGGCGTCAGCCCACTGCTTCTCATCTCCCTGCTTTTAACAGAAATACCGGTGGCGGCGGGCTGGATCGCACCTACCCCGGCCGCCCTCGGACTATTGGGACTGACCGGCTTACTGACGCTGTACAGCATTGCAAATGCCTGGAGCCCGTCGGTCGTTAAGGTATCGCTTGAGAGCGCGAAACTGCGGGGCACGCTCAGGTTCGCCCAGATAACCGACGTTCATATCGGCTCCCGGACTGGGGATTTCTTGCAACGCGTCATGGACAAGGTCAACACACTGGATATGGATTTCCTTTGTATTACCGGCGATTTCATCGACATGCCGGGTATTGACGGACCTCAACTGGCCGCACTGAGGAGCTGCCCGGTTCCGATCTATTTCTGTACCGGTAATCATGAGCGCTACGAGGACCTCGACCAGATCATCTCACGCCTGCAAAATCTCGGCGTGCGCTGCCTGCGCTCCCAAAGCGCATTGCAGGGCGAGGTTCAGATTATCGGTATCGACGACAGTGAGTGGCCCGGGCAGGTGCGCAAAGAGTTGGCATGCATTGATATAATGCAACAACGCTTCATCCTGTTGCTCTATCACCGGCCCTGGGGCCTTGGTGCCGCTGCGGAAGCCGGGGTAGACCTCATGATATCGGGCCACACCCATAACGGGCAGATCGTACCGTTCAACCTGGTGGTGAAGCGGGTTTTCAAGCGCAGCATCGGGCTATTCCGACAGGGGGCAACGCACCTTTACGTCTCGCCCGGGACAGGGACCTGGGGGCCAATTATGCGCCTGGGCAGCCGCGGGGAGATCACGTGGTACGAAGTCCGGCCTGTCGGTCAACACCCACACGACTGA
- a CDS encoding c-type cytochrome: MCRMLTFSVLVAVMLLSACQDKTPEATRQVQIASQQLVPGDSELAAIYQRSCRSCHTIAATGAPLSGDSVAWAPRMQRGMPAMIDSVINGAGGMPPLGMCMDCSEEQFEALIRFMAGG; the protein is encoded by the coding sequence ATGTGTCGCATGCTGACGTTTTCGGTTCTGGTTGCTGTCATGCTGCTGTCAGCCTGCCAGGACAAGACGCCCGAGGCCACTCGGCAGGTGCAGATAGCTAGCCAGCAGTTGGTACCAGGGGATTCAGAGCTGGCCGCCATTTACCAGCGCAGTTGCCGCAGTTGTCATACGATTGCTGCTACGGGTGCACCGCTTTCGGGAGACTCCGTCGCGTGGGCACCGCGCATGCAGCGTGGCATGCCTGCCATGATCGACAGTGTCATTAATGGTGCCGGGGGTATGCCGCCTCTCGGGATGTGCATGGACTGCAGCGAGGAGCAATTCGAGGCTCTGATTCGCTTCATGGCCGGAGGGTAA
- a CDS encoding D-arabinono-1,4-lactone oxidase — MISRRGVIQTLVAAAVCTTGGIVPAALGARPIPWRNWSGSQVCYPAQRVAPASVEELRELIRGTAGTVRPVGSGHSFTPLVPTDDTIISLSRLSGIVDVDPESLQATLLAGTQLGDLGQPLETAGQALINMPDIDEQILAGCLATATHGTGAGIGCMSDYIQALQLVDGRGDLLDCSRDQNPDIFRAAQVSLGAMGVITQVRLQNMAPYRLRRETVWHEFEDILAMADEMADRHRNFEFYLLPFSGMGYTDVHDLTEEPFGTSEKVDPNEGVMDLKLARDWLDDYPKVRELILGSYMRTIGDEVTVERSWKNYASERNVRFNEMEYHLPRESGLQALREVWETLESGHREVFFPIEVRFIKGDDIWLSPFYQRDSISIAVHRYFEEDYKPFFAAIEPIFRKYNGRPHWGKLNTLSGNDFSQLYPHWEDFKAVRNHMDPQGKFLNPYLSGLFS, encoded by the coding sequence GTGATTTCACGCAGAGGTGTTATACAGACACTCGTGGCCGCGGCTGTGTGCACGACAGGCGGTATTGTCCCCGCGGCACTTGGCGCACGGCCGATACCCTGGCGTAATTGGTCTGGTTCCCAAGTCTGTTATCCGGCGCAGCGCGTTGCTCCCGCGTCTGTGGAGGAGCTACGCGAGCTGATTAGAGGCACTGCAGGAACAGTGCGTCCAGTGGGGTCCGGTCATTCCTTTACGCCGTTAGTGCCCACCGATGACACGATCATCTCCCTGTCGCGATTGTCCGGCATAGTGGACGTCGATCCCGAGTCTCTGCAGGCGACGCTCTTAGCAGGAACGCAATTGGGTGACTTGGGTCAGCCTCTCGAAACGGCCGGCCAGGCGCTGATTAATATGCCCGATATCGACGAGCAGATTCTGGCGGGTTGCCTGGCGACGGCGACGCACGGGACGGGTGCGGGTATCGGTTGCATGTCCGACTATATCCAGGCGCTGCAATTGGTGGACGGGCGCGGTGACCTGTTGGATTGCAGCCGAGATCAAAACCCCGATATTTTTCGTGCCGCGCAGGTATCCCTTGGCGCAATGGGCGTGATCACTCAGGTGCGACTGCAGAACATGGCACCCTATCGCCTGCGGCGCGAAACGGTGTGGCATGAATTTGAGGACATTCTCGCCATGGCTGACGAGATGGCCGATCGTCACCGCAATTTTGAATTCTACCTTTTGCCATTCTCGGGCATGGGGTACACCGACGTGCATGACTTGACAGAAGAGCCTTTCGGGACGAGCGAAAAGGTCGACCCCAACGAGGGAGTGATGGACCTGAAGCTGGCCAGGGATTGGCTGGATGACTATCCCAAGGTGCGTGAGCTGATTCTTGGAAGCTACATGCGAACGATAGGCGACGAGGTGACGGTGGAACGCTCGTGGAAGAACTACGCCAGCGAGCGCAATGTGCGGTTTAATGAGATGGAATATCACTTGCCGCGAGAATCCGGTTTGCAGGCGTTGAGAGAAGTCTGGGAGACGCTGGAGTCTGGCCACCGGGAGGTGTTTTTTCCTATCGAGGTGCGTTTCATTAAGGGAGACGATATATGGCTCAGCCCCTTCTATCAGCGCGACAGTATTTCCATCGCGGTGCACCGCTACTTCGAGGAAGACTACAAGCCGTTCTTCGCAGCGATAGAGCCGATCTTTCGAAAGTACAACGGGCGCCCGCACTGGGGTAAGTTGAATACGCTGAGCGGTAATGATTTCTCTCAGCTCTACCCCCATTGGGAGGATTTCAAAGCGGTGCGCAATCACATGGACCCGCAGGGTAAGTTTCTCAATCCCTACTTGTCGGGGCTGTTCAGTTAG
- a CDS encoding DSD1 family PLP-dependent enzyme: MKRRAVLLGGVAGALGLGAVLRPGDKGRNHQPYFREVSAALDHAGASGPTLVIDRSALEANIATLKSHIRDRFAYRIVAKSLPSLPLLELVMQQSGSNRLMLFHQPFINQVAARVPRADILLGKPMPVAAAHNFYRSFDGGQFDPGRQLRWLIDTPQRLAQYEALATGLNESMQVCIELDVGLHRGGVDNDAQLLEMLKSLSQSAHLHFCGFMGYEPHIVKIPVGDTLTYRDRAVSRYQHFLTLARDYLGEAWPDAAVLNAAGSPTYQLYDQGDFPFNELSAGSCLVKPTGFDLPTLADHQPASYIATPVLKVMDAPQIPGIDLGGLQAAWNPNRARSFYTYGGYWKAKPESPPGLFSNALLGRSTNQDLFNGSAGIDLQVDDWIFLRPTQSEFVFLQFGDIAVYDGGEIVERWPVFSEQAA; this comes from the coding sequence ATGAAGCGTCGTGCGGTGTTACTCGGTGGTGTCGCCGGAGCGCTGGGCTTGGGCGCCGTGCTGCGCCCTGGTGACAAAGGCCGTAACCACCAGCCCTACTTTCGAGAGGTGAGCGCAGCACTGGATCATGCGGGTGCATCCGGCCCCACTCTTGTTATTGATCGGAGCGCGCTTGAGGCGAATATAGCCACCCTGAAATCACATATCAGGGATAGGTTTGCCTATCGTATTGTTGCCAAGTCCCTGCCCTCGCTGCCCTTGTTGGAATTGGTGATGCAACAATCGGGGAGCAACCGTCTGATGCTATTCCACCAGCCATTTATCAATCAGGTGGCCGCCCGGGTTCCGCGTGCCGATATATTGTTGGGAAAGCCAATGCCGGTGGCGGCAGCGCACAATTTTTACCGCAGTTTTGATGGAGGGCAGTTTGACCCGGGGCGCCAACTGCGGTGGCTGATTGATACACCGCAACGGCTGGCCCAGTACGAGGCCCTGGCGACGGGTCTGAATGAGTCGATGCAGGTGTGCATCGAGCTGGACGTCGGCCTGCATCGAGGGGGCGTTGACAACGATGCGCAGCTGTTAGAAATGTTGAAGAGTTTGTCGCAATCCGCGCATCTGCACTTCTGCGGTTTCATGGGCTACGAGCCGCACATAGTGAAAATACCGGTGGGTGACACCCTCACCTACAGAGACCGGGCCGTGTCACGCTACCAGCACTTCCTGACACTGGCTCGGGACTACCTCGGTGAAGCCTGGCCAGACGCCGCTGTGCTCAATGCGGCGGGCAGCCCGACCTACCAGCTCTATGATCAGGGCGATTTTCCCTTTAACGAGCTCAGCGCGGGCTCTTGTCTGGTTAAGCCCACGGGTTTTGATCTGCCCACCCTGGCTGACCACCAACCGGCCTCCTATATCGCGACGCCCGTGCTAAAGGTGATGGACGCCCCGCAAATACCGGGGATCGATCTGGGCGGCTTGCAGGCTGCCTGGAACCCCAATCGGGCGCGCAGTTTTTATACCTACGGGGGTTATTGGAAGGCGAAACCAGAGTCGCCCCCGGGTCTCTTCAGCAATGCACTGCTGGGTCGCTCTACGAACCAGGACCTGTTTAACGGTTCGGCCGGCATCGATTTACAGGTGGATGATTGGATCTTCCTGCGTCCCACCCAGAGTGAATTTGTATTCCTGCAGTTCGGCGATATTGCGGTCTATGACGGAGGGGAGATCGTAGAGCGCTGGCCCGTGTTCTCCGAGCAGGCTGCCTGA
- a CDS encoding cytochrome P450 — protein MIDWYYDTLPGDSFAAALCALRREGAVVPAMALGGAMPIHYIIGHAALAKAFRDGDQFPPGHAYQIISLPFIGKTFMSMNEDQHRQWRPPMTPSFRRTAVERMDRERLAQIGHDLLDELGGQTRADLVQAFTRRYAFRVICDQLGLPVEQERDYYQWSMDLMFGGRDLQKSQAADRKLTAMVAPVIAARRRHPQDDQISRWLDTQVDGSPIGEASMLAHIRLFFTAGATTTSDAMGNLFHALLTHPESWERCVSNPEKQANAVQELLRWNPPVAAQPRFTRPDGPVELAGVSIPPNTPVLFGIAAANRDPEIFEDPDRFDIDRDTRTLLSFGPGLRTCPGMHLAQKNLETALRLVAERLPGLRLREGEASVPEGILLRGVGTLPVSW, from the coding sequence ATGATCGACTGGTACTACGACACACTCCCCGGAGACAGCTTTGCTGCCGCACTGTGCGCCCTGCGCAGGGAGGGCGCGGTTGTACCCGCTATGGCGCTGGGCGGCGCCATGCCCATTCACTACATCATCGGCCACGCAGCACTGGCAAAAGCCTTTCGGGACGGCGATCAATTCCCGCCGGGGCACGCCTATCAGATTATTTCCCTCCCCTTTATCGGCAAAACCTTCATGTCGATGAACGAAGACCAACACCGACAATGGCGGCCACCCATGACACCGTCTTTTCGCCGCACCGCGGTGGAGCGCATGGACCGCGAGCGTCTGGCGCAGATTGGTCATGACCTGCTGGACGAGTTGGGGGGCCAAACTCGCGCGGATCTCGTGCAGGCGTTTACCCGGCGCTATGCCTTCAGGGTGATTTGCGATCAACTGGGGCTGCCGGTAGAACAGGAGCGGGATTACTACCAGTGGTCCATGGACCTGATGTTCGGCGGGCGCGATCTACAAAAAAGCCAGGCAGCGGATCGCAAGCTCACAGCTATGGTGGCACCGGTTATAGCGGCTCGACGACGCCACCCTCAGGATGACCAGATCAGCCGCTGGCTGGATACTCAGGTTGATGGCTCTCCCATCGGCGAGGCATCGATGCTCGCGCATATTCGTCTTTTCTTCACCGCAGGCGCGACCACCACCTCAGATGCAATGGGCAACCTGTTTCACGCTTTACTGACTCATCCCGAAAGCTGGGAACGCTGTGTGTCAAACCCCGAAAAACAGGCAAATGCCGTTCAGGAATTGCTGCGCTGGAATCCGCCCGTTGCGGCACAACCACGCTTTACACGGCCCGATGGGCCAGTCGAACTGGCCGGCGTCAGCATACCTCCCAACACCCCGGTGCTGTTTGGCATTGCAGCCGCAAACCGCGACCCCGAAATATTTGAGGACCCGGATCGATTTGACATCGATCGCGACACCCGCACTCTGCTGAGCTTTGGTCCCGGGCTGCGCACCTGCCCGGGCATGCACCTGGCTCAAAAAAATCTGGAGACCGCGCTGCGCCTGGTGGCAGAGCGCCTACCGGGGCTGCGATTGCGCGAGGGCGAGGCCAGCGTCCCCGAGGGCATACTGCTCAGGGGTGTAGGAACCCTGCCGGTCAGTTGGTAG
- a CDS encoding lytic transglycosylase domain-containing protein, protein MKTGGRSGVRVGFGSGVLFALLAALPLRADEASAVLSNVPEGSQERGQADIQVFKYTDQTGVRSYSDTPPVGLHYTVMKFDCFACNPTSSVDWNTIPLQLRAFGTAINTASKRYRVDPALVRAVIHAESAFRPQAVSSKGAMGLMQLMPGTAQDMGVANAMAPEENIHGGVKYLARLLDQNRGDTRLATAAYNAGPGAVRRHNGVPPFAETQTYVERVKILHARYRKAMGKRFSGRVIAGAES, encoded by the coding sequence ATGAAAACAGGTGGGCGCAGCGGTGTTAGGGTTGGATTTGGGTCGGGGGTATTGTTTGCCCTGCTGGCAGCTCTGCCCCTGCGTGCCGATGAAGCATCTGCGGTGTTGAGCAATGTGCCCGAGGGGTCACAAGAGAGAGGGCAGGCGGATATCCAGGTGTTCAAGTACACTGATCAGACGGGAGTGCGCTCATACTCCGATACGCCCCCGGTCGGTCTGCATTACACCGTCATGAAATTTGACTGCTTCGCCTGCAACCCAACGTCCTCCGTCGATTGGAATACTATTCCGCTGCAGCTGAGAGCCTTCGGCACCGCGATTAACACGGCTTCAAAACGCTACCGGGTGGATCCAGCCCTTGTAAGGGCGGTGATTCATGCGGAATCGGCGTTTCGTCCGCAAGCGGTGTCCAGTAAGGGCGCGATGGGCCTGATGCAGCTCATGCCTGGCACCGCTCAGGATATGGGAGTGGCCAATGCTATGGCGCCCGAGGAGAATATTCACGGTGGCGTGAAGTACCTCGCGCGACTACTGGACCAGAACCGGGGCGACACGCGCCTCGCTACCGCAGCTTACAACGCGGGGCCGGGCGCGGTAAGGCGCCATAATGGAGTCCCCCCTTTCGCCGAGACGCAGACGTATGTAGAGCGCGTGAAAATACTCCACGCACGTTACCGTAAAGCGATGGGGAAGCGCTTCTCTGGCCGAGTCATAGCCGGTGCGGAGTCTTAG
- a CDS encoding PEP-CTERM sorting domain-containing protein, with product MKTSRIALVIAAFSTLTWSLGVSAVPITIDDFKTDVTLLNNNFAPDVSSIFTADSGIGMVGDRTIELNVFQGGGPASSAAVVVSDLLSLSNNVTTDSIVTVSWNFLTTDLTAGGNTGLFFGLPAPIDNDLTIGFALNGGTSFSQFFPDGASGSDFFLPFSDLTNGSDADIATSLEVAFSSSGPAWDAAFDFVRADKPPEVPVPATFSLLALGLLGIGLGRRKRAR from the coding sequence ATGAAAACTAGCAGGATTGCACTCGTAATAGCGGCATTCTCGACCCTCACGTGGTCGTTGGGTGTCAGCGCAGTTCCAATCACTATTGATGACTTTAAGACCGACGTGACATTGCTCAACAACAATTTCGCTCCAGATGTCAGCAGCATTTTCACCGCCGACAGTGGTATTGGGATGGTGGGTGATCGCACAATCGAGCTTAATGTGTTTCAAGGCGGCGGTCCCGCAAGCTCAGCAGCGGTTGTGGTGTCTGACCTGCTGTCCCTGTCGAACAACGTCACGACCGATAGCATCGTTACGGTGAGCTGGAACTTCTTGACTACTGATTTGACGGCTGGGGGCAATACAGGTTTGTTTTTTGGCTTGCCCGCACCCATCGACAATGATCTGACAATAGGATTCGCGCTAAACGGCGGCACCTCTTTCTCGCAGTTTTTCCCCGACGGTGCGTCGGGTAGTGACTTCTTCCTTCCTTTCAGCGATTTGACCAACGGTAGTGATGCCGATATCGCCACCTCATTGGAAGTCGCATTCAGTAGTTCCGGCCCAGCATGGGACGCTGCGTTTGATTTCGTCAGAGCCGATAAGCCGCCGGAAGTGCCCGTGCCGGCTACATTCAGTTTGTTAGCACTGGGTTTGTTGGGTATTGGTCTCGGTCGGCGCAAGCGCGCACGCTGA
- a CDS encoding ABC transporter ATP-binding protein produces the protein MSAIKVTALSKRFSAADAPVVHNLTFTLEERQCLCLLGPSGCGKTTLLRLLMGLEKVSDGDITLSSGLIEHMSYVFQEPRLVPWRSCLENVLLPLELTHSSSAAQRDRAVALLQQLGLGERLAHFPSELSGGMQMRVALARALVTEPRIILLDEPFAALDERSRFRMQDLLLSFKAELGLQYVFVTHSIAEAVYLGDRILMMDAQGGQRDWRAIDFPARDQALKMTAEFNGIVESYSRLFTDMETALVESGGSG, from the coding sequence ATGTCCGCCATTAAGGTAACCGCGCTGAGCAAGCGCTTTTCCGCCGCCGATGCTCCGGTGGTTCATAACCTCACGTTTACTTTGGAGGAGAGACAGTGTCTCTGCTTGCTGGGTCCCTCCGGATGTGGCAAGACGACTCTGTTGCGCTTGCTGATGGGCCTGGAGAAAGTCAGCGACGGAGACATAACCCTGTCGTCGGGCTTAATTGAGCACATGAGCTACGTGTTTCAGGAGCCTCGTCTGGTGCCCTGGCGTAGTTGCCTTGAAAACGTGCTGTTACCGCTGGAATTGACGCACAGCAGCAGCGCAGCACAGCGCGATCGCGCTGTTGCGTTATTGCAGCAGCTGGGCCTGGGGGAGCGCCTCGCCCATTTCCCCAGTGAGTTGAGCGGCGGTATGCAGATGCGGGTCGCCCTGGCGCGTGCGTTGGTCACCGAACCCAGGATTATCCTGCTCGACGAACCCTTCGCGGCGCTTGATGAGCGTTCCCGCTTTCGCATGCAGGACCTGCTTTTATCCTTCAAGGCAGAACTGGGCTTGCAGTACGTATTTGTCACCCATTCCATTGCCGAGGCGGTTTATCTCGGCGATCGCATCCTGATGATGGATGCGCAGGGTGGGCAGAGAGACTGGCGAGCCATCGACTTTCCCGCACGGGACCAGGCCTTGAAGATGACCGCCGAGTTTAACGGCATCGTTGAATCCTACTCGCGCCTGTTTACTGATATGGAGACTGCCCTTGTGGAGAGCGGGGGGAGTGGCTGA
- a CDS encoding ABC transporter permease, giving the protein MLGALRDWIAEKLPAWIFLGGLLSVWQLVVAQEWVAAYLLPSPTQIFATTWQLWPEIWAATLSTAHSIFWGLGFSILTGVSLALLFFAIPLVRRAVLPFCIFFQTVPIIAIAPLLVIWFGFGDPTVRASAFIVSLFPILANTLTGLQETDPQLRELYRLYRPSPWQLIVKLQLPSALPYMLTGIRISAGLAVIGAIVGEFIAGGGIGSLIDAARTQQRVDLVFSGVLMSSVLALSLVFAIEVLSRLLLRGRPYLRKV; this is encoded by the coding sequence ATGCTGGGTGCGTTGCGCGACTGGATAGCAGAAAAACTTCCCGCTTGGATTTTCCTTGGCGGGTTGCTGTCAGTGTGGCAGCTGGTCGTGGCACAGGAATGGGTGGCAGCCTACCTCCTGCCTTCGCCGACACAGATATTCGCCACCACGTGGCAGTTGTGGCCTGAGATCTGGGCCGCAACACTGTCGACCGCACATTCAATATTTTGGGGCCTGGGTTTCAGTATCTTAACCGGGGTGTCCCTCGCGCTATTGTTTTTTGCGATCCCCTTGGTGCGACGCGCGGTGTTGCCTTTCTGCATTTTTTTCCAGACAGTGCCGATAATCGCCATCGCACCCCTGTTGGTTATCTGGTTCGGGTTTGGTGATCCTACCGTGCGTGCATCAGCGTTTATTGTGTCCCTGTTTCCCATACTTGCAAATACCCTGACCGGGCTGCAAGAAACAGATCCGCAGCTCAGGGAGCTCTACCGCCTTTATCGCCCCTCGCCCTGGCAGCTCATCGTGAAATTGCAGCTTCCATCGGCACTGCCCTATATGTTGACCGGTATTCGTATTTCGGCAGGATTGGCTGTCATTGGTGCCATAGTGGGCGAATTTATCGCGGGTGGAGGCATCGGCAGCCTGATCGATGCTGCGCGCACCCAGCAACGTGTTGACCTGGTGTTTAGTGGTGTTCTGATGTCCAGTGTGTTGGCTCTGTCGCTGGTCTTCGCCATCGAGGTGCTTAGTCGCCTGTTATTACGAGGCAGGCCTTATCTGAGGAAAGTGTAA